A portion of the Pseudoxanthomonas sp. JBR18 genome contains these proteins:
- the cydB gene encoding cytochrome d ubiquinol oxidase subunit II, producing the protein MEGIDLTVVWAGIIALAVFAYVVMDGFDLGIGILFPSFAVGEERDQAMNSIAPVWDGNETWLIMGGGGLMAAFPVAYAIILPATYPLVIAMLLGLVFRGVAFEFRWRDPRHRAFWDWAFCLGSITATFAQGVMLGAILQGIDVENLAYAGGWLDWLSPFSLMTGFALLAGYALLGSTWLVGKTEGSAQSHARRLASWLLVVVLLAIAAVSVATPFLDLEYARRWMAMPNVLLTAQVPLLTLIAAFVLFRSLRRGRERVPFLMALALFLLGFIGLLISVFPYVVPGSISIWEAAAPLGSQRFMLFGAATIIPVIIAYTSWSYWIFRGKVGTEGYH; encoded by the coding sequence ATGGAGGGCATCGATCTGACGGTGGTCTGGGCGGGCATCATTGCCCTTGCGGTATTCGCCTACGTCGTGATGGACGGTTTCGACCTGGGCATCGGCATTCTGTTCCCCAGTTTTGCCGTCGGCGAGGAGCGCGACCAGGCGATGAACTCCATCGCCCCTGTCTGGGATGGCAACGAGACCTGGCTGATCATGGGCGGCGGCGGGCTGATGGCCGCCTTTCCGGTGGCCTACGCGATCATCCTGCCAGCCACCTATCCATTGGTGATCGCCATGCTGCTGGGCCTGGTGTTCCGTGGGGTGGCCTTCGAGTTTCGCTGGCGTGATCCGCGACACCGCGCGTTCTGGGACTGGGCGTTCTGCCTGGGCTCGATCACGGCCACCTTTGCCCAGGGCGTCATGCTGGGCGCCATCCTGCAAGGCATTGACGTCGAAAACCTCGCGTATGCCGGTGGCTGGCTCGACTGGCTCAGTCCGTTCTCCCTGATGACCGGCTTCGCCTTGTTGGCCGGTTACGCACTGCTGGGCTCGACCTGGCTGGTGGGCAAGACCGAAGGCAGCGCCCAATCTCATGCCAGGCGACTGGCTTCCTGGCTGCTCGTCGTAGTGCTGCTCGCCATTGCCGCGGTCAGTGTCGCCACACCGTTCCTGGATCTTGAATATGCGCGTCGCTGGATGGCCATGCCCAACGTCCTGCTCACCGCGCAGGTGCCGCTGCTCACGCTGATCGCCGCGTTCGTATTGTTTCGCAGCCTGCGACGCGGCCGCGAACGTGTGCCCTTCCTCATGGCGCTGGCATTGTTCCTGCTGGGCTTCATCGGGCTGTTGATCAGCGTTTTCCCGTATGTCGTGCCAGGATCGATCAGCATCTGGGAGGCCGCCGCTCCGCTCGGGAGCCAGAGGTTCATGCTGTTCGGCGCGGCGACCATCATCCCCGTGATCATTGCGTACACCAGTTGGTCCTACTGGATCTTCAGGGGAAAGGTCGGCACGGAGGGATACCACTGA
- a CDS encoding DUF2474 family protein, with the protein MQRIHSPLWKRLAWLAGIWLASVLVLSAVAGVLRLWLLP; encoded by the coding sequence ATGCAACGGATCCACTCCCCCCTATGGAAGCGCCTCGCCTGGCTGGCAGGCATCTGGTTAGCCAGTGTCCTGGTGCTCAGCGCGGTTGCCGGCGTGCTGCGCTTGTGGCTGTTGCCTTGA
- a CDS encoding glucoamylase family protein — protein MLPPWRTFLSAFSNWRSEARKSREATPSQVPISLASIRDALFGDEQMEALGEQLGQSHVLHREQGRELLLARLKSNERALFLSAASLTKAATDGRRIQPAGEWLLDNFYLVEEQVRVAGLHLPVGYSRKLPRLKAGSEIGVPRVYELARLVVAHGHGRVDAITLSRFIAAYQRRSPLMLGELWAIPIMLRLALIEDIRRASDIVMRDGEQQRLAQTWTSLLNETAARTPEHVVLVVADLARSDPPKTGAFVSELTRGIQGRGPLLNVVSTWVEQWLATDGQRLDQLIHAESQRQAADQVSISNSIGSFRFLNNMDWREFVETMSVVDQRLREDPANVYARMDFQTRDAYRRVVERLAQRAGMAELEVAQVAIGLARDAKGAPEIAGHVGYYLLDAGLAGLRTAIGSKPDIGARQLSSSRAPLALYLLPIALIAGVWSIVLMRWAPGSENGALWWTCVCLAVLCASELGVAIVNWIAALVFVPVPLARMDLRSGIPADCRTLVVMPSMLASLAAIDELISALEVHHLANRDDQLRFALLTDFLDAGQKLQPDDQALLEHAAEQIGMLNARYAPERGGLFFLLHRDRSWNAAEGCWMGHERKRGKLEALNRLLSAEDLEAQSLIEFARACGDLIGLAHVRYVITLDSDTQLPRDAARILVGAMSHPLNAPRLDTSGQVVEAGYGILQPGLGTGMRGSAESRFARMFGVEPGIDPYTRMVSDVYQDLFGEGSFIGKGIYEVATFERVVAGRFPENQVLSHDLLEGCYARAGLISDVRLYEAHAQRYATDIQRRIRWVRGDWQLLPWLLPWVPTATRRYARNPLSWLSRGKLLDNLRRSLVSPAAIVLLLIGWGWSSAPVRWTCWWLLLWVLPSVLSALYALLRLPAGTSMRFHAVQVFGSLRRQLLRAGVLIACLPYESGVQLLAIARTLFRLLVSRRHLLQWNPSSEVERQRSGSQPELRQMAVVGLCAAMVGVAIAVWTPGALWVALPLAAAWLAAPWLMRWLGLPPSPPSAKLSCEQRAFLGRLSCRTWDFFEVHCNAQHHWLPPDNVQEHPVAVVANRTSPTNIGLALLANLAAYDLGYLSLSGVLDRTSNSLATLEKLPRYRGHFFNWYDTQSLIPLPPRYVSSVDSGNLAGHLLTLRQGLLAMVDAPVVSKAVFSGLADTLSLLRDSHASHCEAVERGIALFGHTLNSVSALPEPSLRQMGEAFATMLSQSEHIVAAQRSAPMEHEGQWSVRLVERCRAARDDLFHCAPWLAGTPPLAEDVVSRGIPSLRELHRASGIVSVRSWAGEHIHQLERLAHVAGQLSLMDYGLVYSRSRHLMSIGYNVDERRLDEGHYDLLASEARLGNFVAIAQGQLPQDSWFALARTLTHTDTEPTLLSWSGSMFEYLMPQLVMPSYPQTLLARTSTGAVRAQIAYGDLRGVPWGISESGYNTVDTRRNYQYRAFGVPGLGLKRGLGRDLVIAPYASAMALMVAPDAACKNLQRLDALGFGGRFGLYEAIDYTPSRVPRGESCAVVRSFMSHHQGMSLLALDYVLRDAPMQKRFVADPEFQATLLLLQERAPKLSGVYAKGLARVTESAKPEDLGIPLRIFRDPGQARPVVQLLSNGRYHGMLTSAGGGYSKSRDMAVTRWREDGVRDHWGTFCYLRDIDSGAFWSATHQPTCVEVERYEAIFSDAKAEFKGSHLGYDTHLEIAISAEDDVELRRLTLRNRSRVTRVIEITTYAEVVLAPGLADEMHPAFSNLFIQTEVLAEKQSLLCTRRPRAQDEAQPWMFHLVAVHDADVASISYETDRSAFVGRGRTTRRPAALVGPHELSGTVGSVLDPILAIRCRIALAPGQRAQVDMVYGIGEQREICQGLIDKYRDRRLADRVFDLALTQSQVVRRQIDASLEDALLYERLAAAVLFVDPQMRADADVLLQNRRGQSALWSHAISGDLPIVLLRVADSDSTHLARQMVQTHAYWRLKGLRVDLVIWNESQAGYRQALQDNLVALISSDPEANVLDRPGGIFVRSIEHIAQEDRVLLQTVARVILNDAHGTLAAQLEQLTAALQLPPVLQPSSANSTPRLEHRDASHADRPSLDAAPGEVVQFDNGLGAFVQDGSEYRIVLEEGVCTPAPWCNVMANAQFGTVVSESNPGYTWAENAHEFRLTPWHNDPVSDASGEAFYLRDEENGQVWSPTPLPCRGRGRYEVRHGFGYSVYRHVEQGISSELWVFVDLERAVKYSLLRLENLSGQPRRLSATGYVEWVLADIRARSQLHVATELDLAGGVLIAWNAFNTAFDGRVAFFDVDAPSRSVTGDRSEFLGRNGSLADPAALRRQRLSGQVGAGLDSCAALQIPVDLAAGQVFETVFRLGAASGRDAALSLASQVRGVPAAQAALEAVRQHWHQVLGVVQVSTPDPAVNLLANGWLLYQTIACRYLARSGYYQSGGAFGFRDQLQDSMAMVHARPALARAHLLRCAAQQFVQGDVQHWWHPPQGHGVRTHCSDDFLWLPQALCRYLDSTADVAVLEEQVGFIEGRALNADEESYYDSPRPLGPPQTLYQHCKLALQHGLLRMGTHGLPLIGSGDWNDGLNRVGKEGKGESVWLAFFLYDTLKRFAPVAARQGDQAFSDRCLHEASGLRESVETHGWDGQWYRRAWYDDGTPLGSTASVECQIDSLSQSWAVLSGAGRRSRTQQGMDAVQAQLVDLDAGLIKLLTPAFDRTTDDPGYIRGYVPGVRENGGQYTHAAVWVSMAFAALGDSRRAWEMVDLINPIHHAHDAVSLQRYKVEPYVMAADVYAAVPHQGRGGWSWYTGAAGWMYRLLTESLLGLGREGDRMRMTPCMPLHWDRYEMTYQMGASNYRIVVRRHAGGTASMSVDGVVMSDPSFALVDDGARHEVLVEIPEAG, from the coding sequence ATGCTTCCACCTTGGAGGACGTTCCTCTCGGCGTTTTCGAATTGGCGCTCGGAGGCACGCAAGTCGCGGGAAGCGACGCCGAGCCAGGTCCCGATTTCACTTGCCTCGATACGAGATGCGCTCTTTGGCGACGAGCAGATGGAGGCCTTGGGCGAACAGCTCGGCCAAAGTCATGTCCTGCATCGCGAGCAGGGCAGGGAACTCCTACTCGCGCGCCTGAAGTCCAACGAGCGCGCCCTGTTTCTGTCTGCCGCGAGCCTGACCAAGGCGGCGACCGATGGACGGCGAATCCAGCCCGCCGGTGAATGGCTACTCGACAACTTCTATCTGGTCGAAGAGCAGGTGCGGGTGGCCGGCCTCCATCTTCCTGTCGGATATAGCCGCAAGCTGCCCAGGTTGAAGGCGGGGTCCGAGATTGGCGTGCCACGCGTCTACGAGCTTGCCAGGTTGGTCGTGGCGCATGGCCACGGGCGCGTAGACGCGATCACGCTGAGCCGCTTCATCGCCGCCTATCAACGTCGATCGCCGTTGATGCTGGGGGAATTGTGGGCCATTCCCATCATGCTGCGGTTGGCCTTGATCGAGGACATCCGCCGCGCCTCCGATATCGTCATGCGCGACGGCGAGCAGCAGCGTCTCGCGCAAACATGGACTTCCCTTCTCAATGAGACCGCCGCGCGCACGCCGGAACACGTGGTGCTCGTCGTGGCGGACCTGGCCCGTTCGGATCCGCCCAAGACGGGAGCTTTCGTTTCCGAATTGACGCGCGGCATCCAGGGGCGCGGTCCCTTGCTCAATGTGGTGAGCACATGGGTCGAACAATGGCTTGCCACTGACGGCCAGCGACTGGACCAGCTGATTCACGCGGAGAGCCAGCGACAGGCGGCCGATCAGGTCTCGATCAGCAACAGCATTGGCAGCTTTCGCTTCCTCAACAACATGGATTGGCGTGAGTTCGTCGAGACCATGAGTGTTGTCGACCAGCGATTGCGCGAGGATCCGGCAAATGTCTATGCGCGCATGGATTTTCAGACGCGCGATGCCTACCGACGCGTCGTCGAACGCCTGGCGCAGCGCGCCGGGATGGCCGAGCTCGAGGTGGCCCAGGTCGCCATCGGGCTTGCACGCGACGCAAAGGGCGCTCCGGAGATCGCCGGGCACGTCGGCTACTACCTGTTGGATGCAGGGCTGGCAGGGCTTCGGACAGCCATCGGCAGCAAGCCCGACATCGGCGCCAGACAACTTTCCTCCTCCAGAGCGCCGTTAGCGCTTTATTTGCTTCCTATCGCGTTGATCGCAGGGGTCTGGAGCATTGTCCTGATGCGCTGGGCGCCTGGGTCGGAGAACGGAGCCCTGTGGTGGACATGCGTGTGCCTGGCCGTGTTGTGCGCGAGCGAGCTGGGGGTTGCCATCGTCAACTGGATCGCGGCGCTGGTGTTCGTGCCGGTCCCCCTTGCGCGCATGGACCTGCGTAGCGGGATTCCGGCGGACTGCCGGACCTTGGTGGTCATGCCCAGCATGCTCGCCAGCCTGGCGGCGATCGATGAACTGATCTCGGCGCTGGAAGTCCATCACCTCGCCAATCGGGACGATCAGCTGCGGTTTGCGCTTCTCACCGATTTTCTTGACGCAGGCCAGAAGCTGCAACCTGACGATCAGGCGCTGCTGGAACACGCCGCTGAACAGATCGGCATGCTCAATGCGCGCTACGCGCCGGAACGCGGGGGGCTCTTCTTCCTGTTGCACAGGGACCGCAGCTGGAATGCCGCTGAAGGCTGCTGGATGGGGCACGAGCGCAAGCGCGGAAAGCTGGAGGCGCTCAACCGGCTGCTGAGCGCTGAGGACCTCGAGGCGCAATCGCTGATCGAGTTCGCGCGTGCCTGCGGCGATCTGATCGGTCTGGCCCATGTGCGATACGTGATCACGCTCGATAGCGATACCCAGCTCCCACGCGATGCTGCACGGATCCTGGTGGGCGCCATGTCGCATCCGTTGAATGCGCCGCGACTCGACACGTCCGGCCAGGTCGTCGAGGCCGGTTACGGAATCCTGCAACCCGGGCTTGGCACCGGAATGCGTGGCAGCGCCGAGTCCCGCTTCGCGCGCATGTTCGGCGTGGAACCCGGAATCGATCCCTATACGCGCATGGTGTCCGATGTCTACCAGGACCTGTTCGGGGAGGGCTCGTTCATCGGCAAGGGAATCTACGAGGTCGCCACGTTCGAGCGGGTCGTCGCGGGAAGGTTTCCGGAGAACCAGGTGCTCAGCCACGACCTGTTGGAGGGCTGCTATGCGCGGGCCGGGCTGATCAGCGATGTCCGGCTTTACGAGGCCCACGCACAGCGCTATGCGACGGATATCCAGCGCCGCATCCGTTGGGTGCGGGGCGATTGGCAACTGCTGCCGTGGCTTCTTCCCTGGGTGCCGACCGCGACGCGCCGCTACGCACGCAATCCGCTGTCCTGGCTGTCGCGAGGCAAGTTGCTGGACAACCTGCGTCGCAGCCTGGTGTCGCCTGCGGCCATCGTGCTGCTGCTGATCGGCTGGGGATGGTCTTCCGCGCCGGTTCGATGGACCTGCTGGTGGCTGCTGCTCTGGGTGCTACCGAGTGTGCTTTCGGCGCTATACGCGTTGCTGCGATTGCCGGCTGGCACGTCCATGCGTTTCCATGCCGTCCAGGTATTCGGATCATTGCGCAGGCAGCTGCTACGGGCCGGGGTGCTCATCGCTTGCCTCCCTTACGAGTCGGGCGTGCAGCTGTTGGCGATCGCGCGGACGCTGTTCCGCCTGCTGGTCTCGCGGCGTCACTTGCTGCAGTGGAATCCCTCCAGCGAAGTGGAACGCCAGCGGAGCGGGTCGCAGCCAGAGTTGCGGCAGATGGCGGTTGTGGGCCTGTGTGCCGCAATGGTCGGCGTGGCCATCGCCGTTTGGACGCCTGGCGCCCTGTGGGTCGCCCTGCCGTTGGCGGCTGCATGGCTGGCGGCACCTTGGCTGATGCGCTGGCTGGGCCTACCGCCAAGCCCGCCCAGTGCCAAGCTTTCTTGCGAGCAGCGGGCCTTCCTTGGGCGGCTTTCGTGCCGGACCTGGGATTTCTTTGAAGTGCATTGCAACGCCCAGCATCACTGGCTGCCGCCGGACAACGTGCAGGAACATCCGGTTGCCGTCGTGGCCAACCGGACTTCGCCCACCAATATCGGCTTGGCATTGCTTGCCAACCTGGCCGCCTACGATCTGGGATATCTGAGTCTCTCGGGCGTGCTCGATCGCACATCCAACAGCTTGGCAACCCTTGAGAAGTTACCGCGCTACCGCGGCCACTTCTTCAACTGGTACGACACGCAGTCCCTGATTCCATTGCCACCCCGGTACGTCTCCAGCGTGGACAGCGGCAATCTGGCGGGCCATCTACTCACGCTGCGGCAAGGCCTGCTCGCGATGGTGGATGCACCGGTGGTGTCCAAGGCCGTCTTCAGTGGACTCGCAGACACCCTGTCCCTGTTGCGCGACTCGCACGCTTCGCATTGCGAGGCCGTCGAACGCGGTATCGCCTTGTTCGGCCATACCCTGAACTCGGTGAGCGCGTTGCCGGAGCCGAGCCTGCGCCAGATGGGCGAGGCGTTCGCCACCATGCTCTCGCAAAGCGAACACATCGTGGCCGCACAGCGGTCAGCGCCGATGGAACATGAGGGCCAATGGTCGGTGCGACTTGTCGAGCGGTGTCGCGCCGCGCGTGATGATCTCTTCCATTGCGCGCCCTGGCTGGCTGGAACGCCCCCGCTGGCGGAAGACGTCGTTTCACGCGGGATTCCCAGCCTTCGGGAACTGCATCGCGCCAGCGGCATTGTCAGCGTCAGGTCCTGGGCAGGCGAGCACATCCATCAGCTGGAGCGGTTGGCACATGTGGCCGGACAGCTGTCTCTGATGGACTACGGCTTGGTTTACAGCCGTTCCAGGCACCTGATGTCGATCGGCTACAACGTCGACGAGCGACGACTGGACGAGGGCCACTATGACCTGCTGGCGTCCGAAGCCAGGCTGGGGAATTTCGTGGCGATCGCACAGGGGCAGCTGCCGCAGGACAGCTGGTTCGCACTCGCCCGCACCCTGACCCACACCGATACCGAGCCCACGCTGCTGTCATGGAGCGGCTCGATGTTCGAGTATCTGATGCCCCAACTGGTCATGCCCAGCTACCCGCAGACCCTGCTCGCACGCACGTCCACCGGCGCGGTACGTGCTCAAATCGCATATGGCGACTTGCGCGGGGTTCCCTGGGGGATCTCCGAGTCCGGCTACAACACCGTCGATACGCGCAGGAACTACCAGTATCGCGCCTTTGGCGTCCCCGGCCTGGGCCTGAAGCGGGGACTCGGCCGGGATCTGGTGATTGCCCCCTATGCCAGCGCGATGGCCCTGATGGTCGCACCCGATGCGGCATGCAAGAACCTGCAGCGCCTGGATGCACTGGGTTTCGGTGGCCGCTTTGGTCTGTACGAGGCCATTGATTACACACCGTCACGTGTGCCGCGAGGTGAATCCTGCGCCGTGGTCCGTTCGTTCATGTCGCACCACCAGGGCATGAGCTTGCTTGCATTGGACTACGTCTTGCGCGATGCGCCCATGCAAAAGCGTTTCGTGGCCGATCCCGAGTTCCAGGCGACGCTCCTGCTGTTGCAGGAGCGTGCGCCCAAACTCAGCGGGGTCTACGCCAAGGGCTTGGCTCGGGTCACCGAAAGCGCGAAGCCGGAAGATCTCGGAATACCGTTGCGTATCTTCCGGGATCCCGGGCAAGCGCGGCCGGTCGTGCAACTCTTATCCAACGGCCGCTATCACGGCATGCTGACAAGCGCCGGGGGCGGCTACAGTAAATCTCGTGACATGGCCGTGACCCGATGGCGCGAGGACGGCGTGCGGGACCACTGGGGCACGTTCTGTTATCTGCGTGACATCGACAGCGGCGCGTTTTGGTCGGCGACCCATCAGCCCACCTGCGTCGAGGTGGAGCGATATGAGGCGATCTTCTCCGATGCCAAGGCCGAGTTCAAAGGCAGTCATCTCGGCTATGACACGCACCTGGAGATCGCAATCTCGGCTGAGGACGACGTCGAGCTGAGAAGGCTGACGCTGCGCAACCGCTCGCGGGTCACCCGGGTCATCGAGATCACCACGTACGCTGAGGTCGTATTGGCGCCTGGATTGGCCGATGAAATGCATCCGGCCTTCAGCAACCTCTTCATTCAGACCGAGGTGCTGGCCGAAAAGCAGTCGCTCCTGTGTACCCGGCGTCCGCGTGCCCAAGATGAAGCGCAACCGTGGATGTTTCACCTGGTCGCCGTGCACGATGCCGACGTGGCCTCCATTTCCTATGAGACAGATCGATCGGCCTTTGTGGGCCGGGGACGCACGACACGCCGGCCCGCGGCGCTGGTGGGTCCGCATGAACTGTCCGGCACGGTCGGCTCGGTGCTGGACCCGATCCTGGCAATCAGATGCAGGATCGCGCTTGCGCCAGGCCAGCGAGCGCAGGTGGACATGGTGTATGGCATCGGCGAGCAGCGAGAGATCTGCCAGGGTTTGATTGACAAGTATCGCGATCGCCGACTCGCCGATCGGGTCTTCGATCTGGCGTTGACGCAGAGCCAGGTGGTCCGGCGGCAGATCGATGCGTCGCTTGAAGACGCCCTGCTTTACGAGCGCCTGGCCGCGGCCGTGCTGTTCGTTGATCCGCAGATGCGCGCGGACGCAGACGTGCTGCTGCAGAACCGTCGAGGTCAGTCCGCGCTTTGGAGTCATGCGATTTCAGGAGATTTGCCGATCGTGCTGCTGAGGGTGGCGGACAGCGACAGCACGCACCTCGCGCGGCAGATGGTGCAGACGCATGCGTACTGGCGGCTCAAGGGGCTACGGGTGGACCTGGTGATCTGGAACGAAAGTCAGGCCGGATATCGCCAGGCGCTGCAAGACAACCTTGTCGCGTTGATTTCTTCTGATCCCGAGGCGAACGTGCTCGACCGTCCGGGGGGCATTTTTGTCCGCTCGATCGAGCACATCGCCCAGGAAGACCGCGTGCTGCTACAGACGGTCGCGCGGGTGATCCTCAATGACGCGCACGGCACGCTTGCGGCCCAGCTTGAGCAACTGACGGCGGCCCTGCAGCTTCCACCCGTCCTACAGCCCAGTTCGGCGAACTCCACTCCACGGCTTGAACATCGAGATGCGTCCCATGCCGACCGCCCATCCTTGGACGCGGCCCCAGGCGAAGTGGTCCAGTTCGATAATGGATTGGGCGCGTTTGTCCAGGATGGCAGCGAGTACCGCATCGTGTTGGAGGAGGGCGTTTGCACGCCTGCGCCTTGGTGCAATGTGATGGCCAATGCCCAGTTCGGGACCGTGGTCAGCGAGAGCAACCCGGGCTACACCTGGGCCGAAAACGCGCACGAGTTTCGCCTGACGCCTTGGCACAATGATCCGGTCAGTGATGCAAGTGGCGAGGCCTTCTACCTTCGCGACGAGGAGAACGGACAGGTCTGGTCGCCCACGCCCCTGCCGTGCAGAGGTCGCGGGCGCTACGAGGTGCGGCACGGCTTCGGCTATAGCGTCTATCGGCATGTGGAGCAGGGCATCTCGAGCGAACTATGGGTCTTCGTCGACCTCGAGCGCGCGGTCAAGTACAGCCTGCTACGACTCGAGAACCTGTCCGGGCAGCCGCGTCGCCTGAGCGCAACCGGATACGTCGAGTGGGTGCTGGCGGACATCCGTGCGCGCTCGCAGCTTCATGTGGCGACCGAGCTGGACCTGGCTGGCGGAGTGCTCATCGCCTGGAATGCATTCAACACCGCGTTCGATGGACGTGTGGCGTTCTTCGATGTCGATGCGCCATCCCGCAGTGTGACCGGCGACCGCAGTGAATTCTTGGGGCGCAACGGCTCCCTGGCCGATCCGGCGGCGCTGCGGCGTCAACGGCTTTCGGGGCAGGTCGGCGCGGGGCTGGACTCGTGCGCGGCCCTGCAGATTCCGGTCGATCTGGCCGCCGGTCAGGTCTTCGAGACGGTCTTTCGCCTCGGTGCAGCGAGCGGGCGCGATGCAGCGCTTTCCCTGGCCTCGCAAGTCCGCGGAGTGCCTGCCGCGCAGGCGGCATTGGAAGCGGTGAGGCAGCACTGGCACCAGGTGCTTGGCGTGGTGCAGGTTTCCACGCCGGACCCGGCCGTGAACCTCCTGGCTAATGGTTGGCTTCTGTACCAGACCATCGCATGCCGCTACCTGGCGCGCAGCGGCTATTACCAGTCCGGAGGTGCGTTCGGCTTCCGCGACCAGTTGCAGGACAGCATGGCCATGGTCCACGCGCGGCCGGCGTTGGCACGCGCGCATCTGCTTCGGTGTGCGGCCCAGCAGTTCGTGCAGGGCGACGTGCAGCATTGGTGGCATCCGCCGCAAGGCCACGGCGTGCGCACCCATTGCTCCGATGATTTCCTCTGGCTGCCGCAGGCGCTATGCCGATACCTGGACAGCACTGCCGATGTGGCGGTGCTCGAAGAACAAGTCGGCTTCATTGAAGGCCGTGCGCTCAATGCCGACGAAGAGTCCTACTACGACTCGCCGCGACCCCTCGGTCCGCCTCAGACGCTGTACCAGCACTGCAAACTGGCGCTGCAGCATGGCTTGCTGCGTATGGGGACACACGGGCTCCCGTTGATCGGGAGCGGAGACTGGAACGATGGCTTGAACCGTGTTGGCAAGGAGGGGAAGGGCGAGAGTGTCTGGCTGGCCTTCTTCCTCTACGACACCCTGAAGCGCTTCGCGCCGGTCGCCGCTCGTCAGGGCGATCAAGCCTTCTCTGATCGCTGCCTGCACGAAGCCTCAGGATTGCGCGAGTCTGTGGAGACGCACGGCTGGGACGGGCAGTGGTACAGAAGGGCCTGGTATGACGACGGCACGCCGTTGGGATCCACAGCCTCGGTCGAATGCCAGATTGACTCGCTCTCGCAGAGTTGGGCTGTGTTGTCCGGCGCAGGCCGTCGATCGCGCACCCAGCAAGGGATGGACGCCGTACAAGCGCAGCTTGTGGATCTGGATGCGGGCCTCATCAAGCTGCTGACGCCCGCCTTCGATCGGACGACCGATGATCCTGGCTATATCCGCGGGTACGTGCCGGGTGTGCGGGAGAACGGAGGTCAGTACACGCACGCAGCGGTGTGGGTCTCCATGGCGTTTGCGGCGTTGGGTGACAGTCGCCGGGCCTGGGAGATGGTCGACCTGATCAACCCGATCCATCACGCCCATGACGCCGTCTCTCTCCAGCGCTACAAGGTCGAGCCCTACGTCATGGCCGCCGATGTGTACGCGGCGGTTCCTCATCAAGGACGTGGTGGATGGAGCTGGTATACCGGTGCGGCGGGCTGGATGTATCGATTGCTGACCGAGTCCTTGCTCGGCCTTGGCCGGGAGGGCGACCGCATGCGGATGACCCCGTGCATGCCCCTGCACTGGGATCGCTACGAGATGACCTACCAGATGGGCGCCAGCAACTACCGGATCGTCGTGCGACGGCACGCCGGGGGCACGGCTTCAATGTCGGTGGACGGCGTTGTGATGAGCGATCCGAGTTTTGCCCTGGTGGACGATGGCGCCCGCCACGAGGTGTTGGTGGAAATTCCGGAAGCGGGCTGA
- a CDS encoding SDR family oxidoreductase yields MTHWTASNIPPQQGRSAIVTGTGGLGYETALALARAGGEVIIAGRNRQKGEQAISSILAAIPSASVRFEQVDLASLKSIVAFSERLRSQRDHLDLLINNAGVMAPPQRRETSDGFELQFGTNYLGHFALTAGLLPLLRKGREPRVVTLSSIAARSGTINFDDLNARKSYRALPVYSQSKLACLMFAFELQRRSVAGGWGLASLGAHPGVSRTDLIVNGAGARSMSGWVRRYLPFLFSPVWQGALPTLYAATSPEAEPGAYYGPNQLSETRGYPVVAKAPKASLDRQVTARLWDESERLTGVVFPTGEEL; encoded by the coding sequence ATGACCCACTGGACAGCATCGAACATTCCTCCGCAGCAAGGTCGCTCGGCCATCGTCACAGGCACCGGCGGTCTTGGATACGAGACCGCCCTGGCGCTGGCACGGGCTGGCGGCGAGGTCATCATTGCGGGGCGCAACCGCCAGAAAGGCGAGCAGGCGATCTCAAGCATCCTCGCCGCAATCCCGTCCGCGTCCGTTCGGTTCGAGCAGGTCGATCTTGCCAGCCTCAAGTCCATCGTCGCGTTCAGCGAGCGGCTACGGAGCCAGAGAGATCACCTCGATCTGCTGATCAACAACGCCGGCGTCATGGCGCCCCCGCAGCGTCGGGAGACCAGCGATGGCTTCGAGTTGCAGTTCGGCACCAACTATCTCGGCCACTTTGCCCTCACTGCCGGCCTCCTCCCCCTGCTGCGAAAGGGCAGGGAGCCGCGTGTTGTCACCTTGTCGAGCATCGCCGCGCGTTCGGGCACGATCAATTTCGACGATCTCAACGCGCGGAAAAGCTACCGCGCGCTTCCGGTCTATAGTCAGTCCAAGCTCGCCTGTCTGATGTTTGCCTTCGAACTGCAGCGACGCAGTGTGGCCGGTGGATGGGGCTTGGCCAGTCTCGGCGCACATCCCGGCGTGAGTCGCACCGACCTGATCGTCAATGGCGCCGGCGCGCGGAGCATGAGCGGGTGGGTTCGGCGCTATCTGCCTTTCCTCTTTTCTCCCGTATGGCAGGGCGCCTTGCCGACGCTCTACGCCGCAACGTCACCGGAGGCTGAGCCCGGCGCCTACTACGGGCCGAATCAGCTGAGCGAGACGCGTGGCTATCCCGTTGTGGCCAAGGCCCCCAAGGCGTCGCTGGATAGGCAGGTTACGGCACGGCTATGGGACGAGTCCGAACGGTTGACGGGTGTGGTCTTTCCCACCGGCGAGGAATTGTAG